TCTTCTTGAAGTTAACGAAGCGATCGTCGTGACTGATAGTCAATTAAATTTTCTCGATTACCGTTATCACTTTCAGGATGAACAGAATCGTCTGGTTTTTCGCTATGATAGTACCCCTCATTTTCCTGATTTACCCAACTTCCCCTATCACAAGCACTTACCCGATCGAGTGATATCGTCACCTAAACCTAACCTTCTTCAAGTTTTACAAGAAATTAATGAGTGATAGATCGTATCACGTCCGGGTAATCAATTAAAGTATC
The sequence above is drawn from the Roseofilum reptotaenium CS-1145 genome and encodes:
- the tumE gene encoding toxin TumE, with the translated sequence MLHESLSDYLDRVEQGIEQCLNVYVERYEEEILTPIRVNLRIRLRFNPGHLLEVNEAIVVTDSQLNFLDYRYHFQDEQNRLVFRYDSTPHFPDLPNFPYHKHLPDRVISSPKPNLLQVLQEINE